A segment of the Prosthecobacter sp. genome:
CAATCGTGGTGGGCATCGCTGCGTTCTCGGCCAACACCGTCTTCGAGCCGCCTGCGGCCACGCAGAAGAGATTTTCACGCGTGCGGATATAAAGCCGGCCATCAGCGATGCTCGGTGTGGCGATGATCTCCTCGCCGATGTCATTCTTTGCGAGCACCTTCAATTGGGGCCCGTCTTCCAACACGACGACGAAGCCATTCTTGCCTGCGATGAAGACCTTGCCATCCGCCGCAACGGGTGAGGCGAAGTAATCGCCAAAATTACCGAGGCGGCTGCGATCCCAGAGCGTTTTGCCGTCCTTCGCGTCGTAGCAGCTCGACATGCCGCCGCTTTTGACCAGATAGAGGCGGTTGTTGAACAGGAGCGGCGAGGAAAGATTCGAGGGCGACTTGTGATCGAGATTCCAGAGCACATGCGTCTTCGTCACATCACCGCTGCCGCCGCCTTTGATGGCCTGGATGATGTTTCCGCCAGCAGCCATGTTGTCAGGGCTTTGGAAAGCGGTGTCGATCTCGTCGGCATCAATGAGGCCGTTCTTGTTTTTGTCAGACGCGTCAAAACGTTCATGAAATTCCTTCGGCGTCTCGTCGCGGGCGAGGATTTTGTCCTGGTTGGTGTCCAGCCATTCGAGCAGCGCGTGTTTCAGCGTGCGCGTGGCATCGCCATAGCTCTGCACGGCGATGTAAATAACGCCGTCATGCACGACTGGCGACGTCATGATGGTGCGCAGCAGCGTGTTGCAGGTCCAGAGTTCCTTGCCGGTGGCGGGAGCGTAGCCCTTCATCTTGCCGCTGCCGGCGACGACGAGATCGGTGCGGCTGTTCGCCTCGCACAACACGGGCAGCGCATAACCCGCGAGCATGTCCTTGCGCAACGTCTTCCACTTTTCTTGGCCGGTTTTGGCATCCACCGCGACCACGAAGGGCGCGAGGTCGTCATCCTGGCAGAAAATGACGAGACCATCATGCACAATGGGCGACGCTGCCGCGCCCCAGTCCATCAAATAGGCCGGACGTGGCATCGAGTAGCGCCAGACTTCTTTTCCAGTCACGGAATCGAAGGCGAGCAAGCCGATGGTGCTGAAATGCAGATACACACGCTCGCCATCCGTGGCCGGAGTGGAGGCCGCGTGGCTGTTTGGTGGTGTGATGCGCGGCAGCGTGCCGGTGTCGAACTCCGACTTCCATTTCGGCGCTCCGGTGGCGGCGTCAAAGGCATGCACCGCGACTTTGGCATCGCCCGCCATGCCGGTGGCGAAGACGACACCGTTTTTCACGATGGCGGAGCCGACGCCGTCACCGAGCCGTGCTTTCCACGCGATGTTTTTGTCGGCTGAGAATTCGAGCGGAATGTTCTTCGAGGCGGAGACGCCGCTGCCGTTGGAACCGCGAAACTGCGCCCAGTCCTCCGCGTGAATCGTGATGACGAGCAGGACAAGGATGAGAAGAGTTTTCATGCGGCCTGAACCATACGCGCCGGAATGAAGCCACATATCAGCCCCGTCTTTTCATGCCAAGAAGCCTCTTGGCGGCAGGCAGGTGCTGTGGCAAAATGCCGCCATGTCAGCCACCGCCGCTTTCGCCTACCTCGACTCGCGCACCGAACGCACGGGCGACGAAGTGTCAGCCGACCGCTTCCGGCTGATCGCGGACAAGATCGAGGCTGATCCGTCGCTGCTGAGCATTCCTTTGGGAAACATCGAGCGGTGGCTTTCTCAGGGCCATCGCAGTGTCGAACGACTTGAAGGCTGGCGCTCCATGCTGCTGGAAGCACAAAACACCAGGAAAGGCATGGATGGGCTGCTTTCATTGCTGCGCGACCAATCTTGGGAGGCGCTGCTTTGGAAGGGGTTCTCGCCGTTTCCGGGCATCCTGAACAATGAAGAGCTGGAGCGTCTCTCATGGAAATCTCGACATTGACCCATCTGCTGCGTTCTGTTCGTGAGTCAGCGCCGGACAGAAAGATCATTGTTTTCGGATCATCCTCATTGTTTGCTTCTTTTCCAGATGTTGATCCCGAGTTGCTGGGCACAGCCGTCACGCTCGACGCTGACTTT
Coding sequences within it:
- a CDS encoding PQQ-binding-like beta-propeller repeat protein, with protein sequence MKTLLILVLLVITIHAEDWAQFRGSNGSGVSASKNIPLEFSADKNIAWKARLGDGVGSAIVKNGVVFATGMAGDAKVAVHAFDAATGAPKWKSEFDTGTLPRITPPNSHAASTPATDGERVYLHFSTIGLLAFDSVTGKEVWRYSMPRPAYLMDWGAAASPIVHDGLVIFCQDDDLAPFVVAVDAKTGQEKWKTLRKDMLAGYALPVLCEANSRTDLVVAGSGKMKGYAPATGKELWTCNTLLRTIMTSPVVHDGVIYIAVQSYGDATRTLKHALLEWLDTNQDKILARDETPKEFHERFDASDKNKNGLIDADEIDTAFQSPDNMAAGGNIIQAIKGGGSGDVTKTHVLWNLDHKSPSNLSSPLLFNNRLYLVKSGGMSSCYDAKDGKTLWDRSRLGNFGDYFASPVAADGKVFIAGKNGFVVVLEDGPQLKVLAKNDIGEEIIATPSIADGRLYIRTRENLFCVAAGGSKTVLAENAAMPTTIEITSQPVSGSRVWNGYTGNAMGQESWSEAELEMRLQQLKKLGYTTVATPKTVASFTPIRVDGDTGGRKAFRGAKTFENPDVAAITARFREKAAKLGFEIIAADPVAVSVLPKNDFRDEKALSDLVTPMCGEGVAERMWLGFQAIDKAAQLIAQNDPKLGVPAPDMLLRHLNSKGVPPAWLTEVKTLYTTAMNEMYRANTRAREGSRSFTLYNAKRLEFTFHFISAIESLYKSHDPATRAESLEAAMESVYNSLNSYSDVARDSSDRGAIALLNQHGYRALRKVIKGGK